A window of Flavobacterium flavigenum contains these coding sequences:
- the truA gene encoding tRNA pseudouridine(38-40) synthase TruA yields MRYFIHFAYNGTHYHGWQFQPNASSIQETLNKSLSVLLNSTINVMGAGRTDTGVHASEMYGHFDFESPIDVPVLVHKLNSFLPKDIAVFDIIHVHDDAHCRFDATKRTYEYHINTVKNPFLEGLSWYMNQKLDIDLMNEAAKILLKHTDFQCFSKVNTDVTTFDCTIFEAYWKKENSKLIFTISANRFLRNMVRAIVGTLVNIGLHKISLEDFENIIASKSREKAGFSVPAHGLYLTEIKYDYIIK; encoded by the coding sequence TTGAGATATTTTATTCACTTTGCTTATAACGGAACACATTATCATGGCTGGCAATTTCAGCCGAATGCATCGTCAATTCAGGAGACTTTAAATAAATCACTTTCTGTTTTGCTGAATTCTACGATAAATGTAATGGGTGCCGGAAGAACAGACACTGGTGTTCATGCTTCTGAAATGTACGGGCATTTTGATTTTGAAAGCCCTATTGATGTTCCGGTTTTGGTACATAAACTCAATTCGTTTTTACCAAAGGATATTGCTGTTTTTGACATTATCCATGTTCATGATGACGCACATTGCCGGTTTGATGCCACTAAAAGAACGTATGAATATCATATCAATACGGTTAAAAATCCGTTTTTGGAAGGTTTGAGCTGGTATATGAATCAAAAATTAGATATTGATTTAATGAATGAAGCAGCAAAGATTTTATTGAAACATACCGATTTTCAATGTTTTTCTAAAGTAAATACAGATGTCACTACATTTGATTGCACGATTTTTGAGGCGTACTGGAAAAAAGAAAACAGCAAACTGATTTTTACTATTTCGGCAAACCGTTTTTTGAGAAATATGGTTCGGGCCATTGTCGGTACTTTGGTAAATATTGGTCTGCACAAAATTTCGCTGGAAGATTTTGAAAACATTATTGCCAGTAAAAGCAGAGAAAAAGCGGGATTTTCGGTTCCGGCACATGGTTTATATTTAACCGAAATTAAATACGATTACATTATAAAATAG
- a CDS encoding ABC transporter ATP-binding protein: MKAKAFDTGLFKRILKYTKPYKWRYYGVILFAVSLSIFAALRPYLLKQTVDGYIKTHDKYGLLMYIILMGIVLLMEVFSQFYFVFWANWLGQDIVKDIRNKLFRHILSFRMKYFDLVPVGQLVTRSVSDIESIARIFSQGLFMIISDLMKMLVVLIFMFYMNWKLTWIVVVAMPVLVYITRIFQRKMQVAFEEVRTQIANMNSFVQERVTGMKIVQLFNREKIEAENFKNINDKHRVAWIKTILYNSIFFPIADIISSITLGLVVVFGGFKILNGDNFTTFGDLFSYTMFIGMLFNPLRQIADKFNEMQLGMISANRVFDIIDTQDHIQDTGTLEAPVFQGSIEFKDVRFSYIPEEEVIKGINLSVASGQTIAIVGSTGAGKSTIINLLNRFYEINSGSIFIDGHNIENYTLASLRKQIAVVLQDVFLFADTIYNNITLHNPEIKREQVIEAAKKIGVHDFIMNLPDNYDFDVKERGVMLSSGQRQLIAFLRSYVSNPSILILDEATSSIDTYSEELIQRATETITKGRTSIVIAHRLATIVNADKIVVMDKGLIVEQGNHHELLNKTDGYYKNLYDSQFSVAN, encoded by the coding sequence ATGAAAGCAAAAGCATTTGACACCGGATTATTCAAACGAATCCTAAAATATACCAAACCTTATAAATGGCGCTATTATGGCGTTATTCTTTTTGCAGTGTCATTATCGATATTTGCTGCACTTCGCCCGTATTTACTGAAACAAACTGTTGACGGCTACATTAAAACACATGATAAATACGGCTTGTTGATGTACATTATCCTGATGGGAATTGTGTTGCTTATGGAAGTATTCTCTCAGTTTTATTTTGTTTTTTGGGCAAACTGGCTGGGTCAGGATATTGTGAAAGATATTCGGAATAAGCTTTTCAGGCACATTTTAAGTTTCAGAATGAAGTATTTTGATTTGGTTCCGGTTGGCCAGCTGGTGACCCGGTCTGTTTCGGATATTGAATCGATTGCGCGTATTTTCAGTCAGGGGTTGTTTATGATCATAAGTGACTTGATGAAAATGCTGGTGGTTTTGATTTTTATGTTTTATATGAACTGGAAACTAACCTGGATTGTGGTAGTTGCGATGCCGGTTCTGGTTTACATTACGAGGATTTTCCAACGTAAAATGCAGGTTGCTTTTGAGGAAGTCCGTACACAGATTGCCAATATGAATTCCTTTGTTCAGGAACGTGTAACGGGAATGAAAATCGTGCAGCTTTTTAACCGTGAGAAAATCGAAGCAGAAAACTTTAAAAATATTAACGACAAACATCGTGTCGCTTGGATTAAAACGATTTTATACAACTCGATCTTTTTTCCGATTGCCGATATTATTTCGTCTATCACTTTAGGACTGGTTGTTGTTTTTGGCGGATTTAAAATTCTGAACGGAGATAACTTTACAACTTTCGGGGATTTATTTTCGTATACTATGTTTATTGGAATGCTGTTTAATCCGCTTCGTCAGATTGCCGATAAGTTTAATGAGATGCAATTAGGAATGATTTCTGCCAATCGTGTTTTTGATATTATTGACACCCAGGATCACATTCAGGACACGGGAACCCTTGAGGCACCCGTTTTTCAGGGAAGCATAGAATTTAAGGACGTTCGTTTTAGTTATATTCCGGAAGAAGAAGTTATAAAAGGCATAAATCTGTCTGTCGCTTCTGGTCAGACGATTGCAATTGTTGGATCAACAGGAGCCGGAAAATCGACCATTATTAATTTACTGAACCGTTTTTACGAAATCAACAGCGGAAGTATTTTTATAGACGGACACAATATAGAAAATTATACCCTGGCTTCGTTGCGAAAACAAATTGCGGTGGTTCTACAGGATGTGTTTTTGTTTGCCGATACTATTTATAATAATATCACACTTCATAATCCTGAAATAAAACGCGAACAGGTTATTGAGGCTGCCAAAAAAATTGGCGTGCACGATTTTATCATGAACCTGCCAGATAATTATGATTTTGATGTTAAGGAGCGTGGTGTTATGCTTTCTTCTGGTCAGCGGCAATTGATTGCTTTTTTACGTTCGTATGTGAGTAATCCTAGTATTTTGATTTTGGATGAAGCAACTTCTTCTATCGATACTTATTCAGAAGAATTGATTCAGCGTGCTACAGAAACCATCACCAAAGGCAGAACATCAATTGTTATTGCCCACCGTCTGGCAACTATTGTTAATGCTGATAAAATTGTGGTGATGGACAAAGGTTTGATTGTAGAACAAGGAAACCATCATGAATTACTCAATAAAACCGATGGTTATTACAAAAACCTGTACGACTCGCAATTTTCGGTTGCTAATTAA
- a CDS encoding histidine kinase translates to MKFRLKKITSRRAFFIYVAFIILVTVSSVYIFSNLITDLTEKEKEILAEQDFFKRQEFLSQEFSKLLEQENRIKHVLKISNPDNLSTNLKVLSSLQTMNSLIVNNWFQINDEKIQFETDSTANQAEINDTENFVLQHKNADHVSTIVPFRKEWIWRVYFKLISKNHTTVRFGYDISLKKFRDYLSIADKTRNNYAFIFDQNGKCLYHPDSTFIGKNIYEVSSIRPLDTVYSKNQDYVKKVTMSEYLKLDVIRFTKRLDVKGSHWFICVNFPKIFINENADRIRKYSTWIYSITTVMLLLIFYLFSYANRRAYREKGIAIKEKNRLLVENEKIVKEKALIQLQQLKEQINPHFLFNSLNSLYMLVGTDVKTAQKFTLNLSRIYRYLIDPPKKNIVPLKDELLFIEKYIFLQQTRFKEELFFSIKIEDETALEKFIPYLAFQVVVENAIKHNMATQENPLTTQIIIQKDQVIISNNLQKKTHSEPGANFGLKYLSSIYTFYSRTNFETSEKDGNFVCILPLISIHSQK, encoded by the coding sequence TTGAAATTTAGATTAAAAAAAATAACTTCCAGGCGGGCATTTTTTATATATGTTGCCTTCATAATTTTAGTTACCGTTTCTTCTGTTTACATTTTTAGTAATTTAATTACTGATCTTACTGAAAAAGAAAAAGAGATTCTGGCAGAGCAAGACTTTTTCAAAAGACAGGAATTCTTGTCGCAGGAGTTTTCAAAACTGCTGGAACAGGAAAACCGAATAAAACATGTTCTAAAAATTAGCAATCCCGATAATTTGTCTACGAATTTAAAGGTTTTGTCTTCGCTACAAACAATGAATTCTCTGATCGTAAATAACTGGTTTCAGATTAACGATGAAAAAATTCAGTTTGAAACTGATTCTACTGCTAACCAGGCAGAAATTAATGATACTGAAAATTTTGTTCTTCAACATAAAAATGCAGACCATGTAAGTACAATTGTTCCGTTTAGAAAGGAATGGATCTGGCGGGTTTACTTTAAACTAATTTCTAAAAATCATACTACTGTTCGTTTTGGTTACGACATTAGCCTAAAAAAATTCCGCGATTATTTATCTATTGCTGATAAAACAAGGAATAATTATGCTTTTATTTTTGATCAAAACGGCAAATGCTTATATCATCCTGATTCCACTTTTATAGGCAAAAATATTTACGAAGTTTCTTCTATCCGGCCTCTTGATACTGTTTACAGCAAAAACCAGGATTATGTAAAAAAAGTTACCATGTCTGAGTATTTAAAACTAGATGTGATTCGGTTTACAAAGAGGCTAGATGTTAAAGGTTCTCACTGGTTTATATGTGTCAATTTTCCAAAAATATTTATTAATGAAAACGCTGATCGAATCAGAAAATATTCAACCTGGATTTATTCGATCACAACTGTAATGCTTCTCTTGATTTTCTATTTATTCTCTTATGCAAACAGACGTGCATACAGAGAAAAAGGAATCGCCATTAAAGAAAAAAACAGACTGCTTGTTGAGAACGAAAAAATTGTAAAAGAAAAAGCCCTTATCCAGCTTCAGCAATTAAAGGAGCAGATTAATCCGCATTTTTTATTTAATTCACTCAATTCTCTTTATATGCTGGTTGGAACCGATGTAAAAACAGCACAGAAATTTACATTGAACTTATCCCGTATTTATCGTTATCTGATCGATCCTCCAAAAAAGAATATAGTTCCGTTGAAGGACGAATTGCTATTTATTGAAAAATATATCTTTTTACAGCAAACCCGCTTTAAGGAAGAATTATTTTTTTCTATCAAAATAGAAGACGAAACGGCACTGGAAAAATTTATTCCGTATCTGGCATTTCAGGTTGTGGTCGAAAATGCTATCAAGCACAATATGGCAACACAGGAAAATCCTTTAACCACTCAAATTATAATCCAGAAAGATCAGGTAATTATTAGTAACAATCTCCAAAAAAAGACACACAGCGAACCTGGTGCCAATTTTGGCTTAAAATACTTATCGAGTATTTATACTTTTTATTCCAGAACCAATTTTGAAACTTCAGAAAAAGACGGCAATTTTGTATGCATTCTGCCATTAATATCCATTCACTCCCAAAAATAA